Proteins co-encoded in one Pirellulales bacterium genomic window:
- a CDS encoding 50S ribosomal protein L25, which yields MAESLTVEKRATHGKHHAKRLRQAGAIPAVLYGHGEEPVSLSVPRDAFVAALRHGTRLVELQGGVRESALIRDLQWDTYGTGLLHIDFARVSADEKVKVTVQVELRGQAAGTRAGGVIQHLVHSIEIECLATAIPEKLQVNINHLEMNGTITVGQIELPAGVTLLSDGEAIAVQCVEPAAEVEAAEAGLGEAAEPEVIGRKPESEEDEEKA from the coding sequence ATGGCGGAATCGTTGACCGTCGAAAAGCGTGCCACCCACGGCAAGCATCATGCCAAGCGGCTGCGTCAGGCCGGGGCGATCCCGGCCGTGCTCTACGGCCACGGCGAAGAGCCCGTCAGCCTTTCGGTTCCGCGGGATGCGTTCGTTGCCGCATTGCGGCACGGCACACGGCTTGTCGAATTGCAAGGCGGCGTGCGCGAGAGCGCGCTGATCCGCGATTTGCAGTGGGATACCTACGGCACGGGCTTGCTGCACATCGATTTCGCCCGCGTCTCGGCCGACGAAAAGGTGAAAGTCACCGTGCAGGTTGAGCTGCGCGGCCAGGCTGCCGGCACTCGTGCCGGAGGCGTTATTCAGCACCTGGTCCATTCGATCGAAATCGAGTGCCTGGCCACTGCCATTCCGGAAAAGCTGCAAGTGAATATCAATCATCTCGAGATGAACGGCACGATCACGGTCGGACAGATCGAGCTACCGGCGGGCGTAACCCTGTTGAGCGATGGCGAGGCGATTGCCGTGCAATGCGTCGAGCCGGCTGCCGAGGTCGAGGCTGCCGAAGCCGGATTGGGCGAAGCCGCCGAGCCCGAAGTGATCGGTCGCAAGCCCGAGTCCGAGGAGGACGAGGAGAAAGCGTGA